Proteins from one Thermobifida alba genomic window:
- a CDS encoding sensor histidine kinase — MRTGTGPGASSVRGRVLSSAAGAVIALLTLPEWAAAVAALPDPRTRAAVAGTAALYALVCVSAVPLASGARFAVRLAVCLGALGLGAVLAAALGPDASWVLLFALAVAAALLPAGPLAAAAVPVVAAASVGELVAGGGRSAVATLLVLTTSTAAVALLRAVVEANAALRTARDEIAVLAAERERHRVARDLHDILGHSLTTVLLKAGVARRVLETTGDTGRAAAELAEVEELARAALADVRATVADYRTVTLAGELAAAASALAAAGIAADLPGTVDDVDPRLRTVFGYVVREAVTNAVRHSRASTVRVRLGRRSVEVADDGQAAAAVRPGSGLYGLAERMREAGGVLEVGLREGGGLRVFAYVPEEGERR, encoded by the coding sequence GTGCGTACCGGTACCGGACCCGGCGCCTCCTCGGTGCGCGGCCGGGTGCTGTCCTCGGCGGCGGGCGCGGTGATCGCCCTGCTGACCCTGCCCGAGTGGGCCGCGGCGGTCGCCGCCCTGCCCGATCCGCGCACGCGCGCGGCGGTGGCGGGCACGGCGGCGCTGTACGCCCTGGTGTGCGTGTCCGCGGTTCCGCTGGCGTCCGGGGCGCGCTTCGCGGTACGCCTGGCGGTGTGCCTGGGCGCCCTCGGCCTGGGCGCGGTCCTGGCCGCCGCGCTGGGGCCGGACGCCTCCTGGGTGCTGCTGTTCGCGCTGGCGGTGGCTGCGGCCCTGCTGCCGGCGGGTCCGCTGGCCGCCGCGGCCGTGCCGGTGGTCGCCGCCGCCTCGGTGGGGGAACTGGTGGCGGGCGGCGGCCGGAGCGCGGTCGCCACCCTGCTGGTGCTGACCACCTCCACGGCCGCGGTCGCGCTGCTGCGCGCCGTGGTGGAGGCCAACGCCGCGCTGCGGACGGCCCGCGACGAGATCGCCGTGCTGGCCGCCGAACGCGAACGCCACCGCGTGGCACGGGACCTGCACGACATCCTCGGGCACAGCCTCACCACCGTCCTGCTCAAGGCGGGCGTGGCCCGGCGGGTCCTGGAGACGACCGGCGACACCGGACGCGCCGCGGCGGAGCTCGCCGAGGTGGAGGAGCTGGCCCGCGCCGCGCTGGCGGACGTGCGCGCCACGGTCGCCGACTACCGCACGGTGACGCTCGCCGGCGAGCTGGCCGCCGCGGCCTCGGCGCTGGCCGCCGCCGGGATCGCCGCCGACCTGCCGGGCACCGTCGACGACGTCGACCCGCGGCTGCGCACGGTTTTCGGGTACGTGGTACGGGAGGCCGTCACCAACGCGGTGCGGCACTCGCGGGCGAGCACGGTGCGGGTGCGCCTGGGCCGCCGGTCCGTGGAGGTCGCCGACGACGGGCAGGCCGCGGCCGCGGTGCGGCCGGGCAGCGGACTGTACGGACTGGCGGAGCGGATGCGGGAGGCGGGCGGCGTCCTGGAGGTGGGGCTGCGCGAGGGCGGCGGGCTCCGGGTGTTCGCGTACGTGCCGGAGGAGGGGGAGCGGCGGTGA
- a CDS encoding glycoside hydrolase family 13 protein: protein MSPNWWHDAVIYQVYPRSFADSDGDGLGDLPGLVHRLHHLADLGVDALWLSPFYPSPLADGGYDVADFCQVDPRLGTLADFDALVERAHRLGLRVIVDIVPNHTSDRHEWFRQALAAPPGSAERDRYVFRDGLDPDGSRPPSNWQSMFGGPAWTRVADGQWYLHLFAREQPDLNWFDPRVRAEFRDILRFWCRRGVDGFRIDVANALVKDLSEPLREVLPHHDPTGVDPFTTNPDHPHWDRPEVHEIYREWRRVLDEFDPPRMAVAEAWLPSERLARYLRPDELHQAFNFGFLRCPWDAAAYRRVISASLADAAAVGSRATWVLSNHDVVRPVSVLGLPGGVDLDAWLLSDGADPKADLALGRRRARAAALLELALPGSAYLYQGEELGLPEVADLPADVLQDPTWERSGRTVKGRDGCRVPIPWERTGPSFGFGAAPGWLPQPDDWGELSVRAQWDDPGSFLTLYRRALRLRRGFRSDPAFSWDGRCDGGDVLAFRRGADLLVAVNTGFEPVAVPPGEVLLASAEVEPGVLPGNTAVWLRVAD, encoded by the coding sequence ATGTCCCCGAACTGGTGGCACGACGCGGTCATCTACCAGGTCTATCCACGCAGTTTCGCCGACTCCGACGGCGACGGCCTCGGCGACCTGCCCGGCCTCGTCCACCGCCTGCACCACCTCGCCGACCTGGGGGTGGACGCGCTGTGGCTCTCCCCGTTCTACCCCTCCCCGCTCGCCGACGGCGGCTACGACGTCGCCGACTTCTGCCAGGTGGACCCGCGCCTGGGCACCCTGGCCGACTTCGACGCCCTGGTGGAGCGCGCACACCGGCTGGGCCTGCGCGTCATCGTGGACATCGTCCCCAACCACACCTCCGACCGGCACGAGTGGTTCCGGCAGGCGCTGGCCGCCCCGCCCGGCTCGGCGGAGCGGGACCGCTACGTCTTCCGCGACGGCCTCGACCCCGACGGGTCGCGGCCGCCCAGCAACTGGCAGTCGATGTTCGGCGGCCCCGCCTGGACCCGGGTCGCCGACGGCCAGTGGTACCTGCACCTGTTCGCCCGCGAGCAGCCCGACCTGAACTGGTTCGACCCCCGGGTGCGCGCGGAGTTCCGCGACATCCTGCGTTTCTGGTGCCGCCGCGGCGTGGACGGGTTCCGCATCGACGTGGCCAACGCGCTCGTCAAGGACCTGTCCGAGCCGCTGCGCGAGGTGCTGCCGCACCACGACCCCACCGGGGTGGACCCCTTCACCACCAACCCCGACCACCCGCACTGGGACCGGCCCGAGGTCCACGAGATCTACCGGGAGTGGCGGCGTGTCCTCGACGAGTTCGACCCGCCGCGGATGGCCGTGGCCGAGGCGTGGCTGCCCAGTGAGCGCCTGGCCCGCTACCTGCGCCCCGACGAGCTGCACCAGGCGTTCAACTTCGGTTTCCTGCGCTGCCCGTGGGACGCGGCCGCCTACCGCCGCGTCATCTCGGCCAGTCTCGCCGACGCGGCGGCCGTGGGGTCCCGGGCGACCTGGGTGCTGTCCAACCACGACGTGGTGCGTCCGGTGTCGGTGCTGGGGCTGCCCGGGGGCGTCGACCTGGACGCCTGGCTGCTCAGCGACGGTGCCGATCCCAAGGCCGACCTGGCCCTGGGGCGGCGGCGGGCCCGCGCGGCGGCGCTGCTGGAACTCGCGCTGCCCGGCTCCGCCTACCTCTACCAGGGCGAGGAACTGGGCCTGCCCGAGGTCGCGGACCTGCCCGCCGACGTGCTGCAGGACCCCACCTGGGAGCGCAGCGGCCGCACCGTCAAGGGCCGTGACGGCTGCCGGGTGCCGATCCCCTGGGAGCGGACCGGGCCGTCCTTCGGTTTCGGCGCGGCGCCGGGCTGGCTGCCGCAGCCGGACGACTGGGGGGAGCTGTCGGTGCGGGCGCAGTGGGACGACCCGGGCTCGTTCCTGACGCTGTACCGCAGGGCGCTGCGGCTGCGCCGCGGCTTCCGGTCCGACCCCGCCTTCTCCTGGGACGGGCGCTGCGACGGGGGTGATGTGCTGGCCTTCCGGCGCGGCGCGGACCTGTTGGTGGCGGTCAACACCGGCTTCGAGCCGGTGGCGGTGCCGCCCGGGGAGGTGCTGCTGGCCAGCGCGGAGGTGGAACCGGGGGTCCTGCCGGGGAACACAGCGGTGTGGCTGCGGGTCGCGGACTGA
- a CDS encoding ATP-binding cassette domain-containing protein: protein MIEVRNLTKSYGRRTVVEDLTFTVPPGRVTGFLGPNGAGKSTTLRMILGLDAPDSGAALVNGVPYAALAAPLRAVGALLDAGAAHPGRSARAHLSWLARAGRIAPARVAEVLDLVGLGGEGHRRIAEFSLGMRQRLGVAAALLGDPGVLLLDEPLNGLDAEGIVWLRVLLRDLAARGRTVFVSSHLMNEMEATADHVLVIDSGRLVADVGVGELTRRAAGGRVTVATPRWAELAAALPDGSVRADGAGRLTVTGLDAAEVGEVAARHGIALHELVPHRSRLEDAFLDLTRDLDSPRVYAAADREEER from the coding sequence ATGATCGAGGTACGGAACCTGACCAAGAGCTACGGGCGGCGGACGGTGGTCGAGGACCTGACGTTCACGGTGCCGCCCGGACGGGTGACCGGTTTCCTGGGTCCCAACGGGGCGGGCAAGAGCACCACCCTGCGGATGATCCTGGGCCTGGACGCCCCGGACTCGGGTGCCGCACTGGTCAACGGGGTGCCGTACGCCGCGCTGGCCGCTCCGCTGCGTGCGGTGGGCGCACTGCTGGACGCGGGTGCGGCGCATCCGGGCCGCAGCGCCCGCGCCCACCTGTCCTGGCTGGCCCGCGCGGGCCGGATCGCCCCCGCCCGCGTCGCCGAGGTGCTGGACCTGGTCGGCCTGGGCGGGGAGGGGCACCGCAGGATCGCGGAGTTCTCCCTGGGCATGCGGCAGCGCCTGGGCGTGGCGGCCGCGCTGCTGGGCGACCCCGGGGTGCTGCTGCTCGACGAGCCCCTCAACGGGCTGGACGCCGAAGGCATCGTGTGGCTGCGCGTGCTCCTGCGGGACCTGGCCGCGCGGGGACGCACCGTGTTCGTCTCCAGCCACCTGATGAACGAGATGGAGGCCACCGCCGACCACGTCCTGGTGATCGACTCGGGCCGGCTCGTCGCCGACGTGGGGGTGGGCGAGCTGACCCGGCGGGCGGCGGGAGGGCGCGTCACCGTGGCCACGCCGCGCTGGGCCGAGTTGGCGGCGGCGCTGCCGGACGGCAGCGTCCGGGCGGACGGCGCCGGCAGGCTCACCGTGACCGGCCTGGACGCCGCGGAGGTCGGGGAGGTGGCGGCGCGGCACGGGATCGCCCTGCACGAACTGGTGCCCCACCGGTCCCGGCTGGAGGACGCCTTCCTGGACCTCACCCGCGACCTGGACAGTCCCCGCGTGTACGCGGCGGCCGACCGTGAGGAGGAGCGATGA
- a CDS encoding response regulator transcription factor yields MIRILVADDQALVLGALAAMLDLEPDLEVVARVGDGAQVVAEARRTRPDVALIDVRMPGVDGLTAAADLVRALPSCRVLMCTTFDRPGYLARALAAGASGFVVKDATPEYLVDAVRRVHRGLRVVDPDLAAESLTHGASPLTGRESEVLAAARWGASAAEIAARLHLAEGTVRNHLSAAIGKTGARNRLEAVAIAERRGWI; encoded by the coding sequence GTGATCCGGATCCTGGTGGCCGACGACCAGGCGCTGGTGCTCGGGGCCCTGGCCGCCATGCTCGACCTGGAGCCCGACCTGGAGGTGGTGGCCCGGGTCGGCGACGGCGCGCAGGTGGTCGCCGAGGCCCGGCGCACCCGCCCCGACGTGGCGCTCATCGACGTGCGGATGCCAGGGGTGGACGGGCTGACCGCGGCGGCCGACCTGGTGCGGGCGCTTCCGTCCTGCCGGGTGCTCATGTGCACCACCTTCGACCGCCCCGGGTATCTGGCACGTGCCCTGGCGGCGGGAGCCAGCGGGTTCGTGGTCAAGGACGCCACCCCGGAGTACCTGGTGGACGCGGTGCGGCGGGTGCACCGGGGGCTGCGCGTGGTCGACCCGGACCTGGCCGCGGAGTCGCTGACGCACGGCGCCAGCCCGCTGACCGGGCGGGAGAGCGAGGTGCTGGCCGCGGCCCGGTGGGGGGCGAGCGCGGCGGAGATCGCGGCCCGCCTGCACCTGGCGGAGGGCACGGTGCGCAACCACCTGTCCGCGGCGATCGGCAAGACGGGGGCGCGCAACAGGCTGGAGGCGGTGGCGATTGCGGAGCGGCGGGGCTGGATCTGA
- a CDS encoding ABC transporter produces MTTTGGTPVTAAVAAEVSKLWSLRAHRRAVLAAPVVGAAVAVLLCATVPATTGRALAEHSPADLVATSLLGVDAAAVVLLVVGAATVGVEYSTGMIRATLTALPRRGRFLAARAAAVGAAALGAGLLSAAAAFAAGQLVLAAAGLPAVSPLEPWVLRALGGTALTVPFLALAAVFLAVVLRGTTGGVVGALVLLALPAPVRWGPDAWQGVVLGVLPSEALHSLAGLTAADAPFRLPAAAAAAVLLGWLVPLYGAARAALSRRDA; encoded by the coding sequence ATGACCACGACCGGGGGTACACCGGTGACGGCGGCGGTGGCCGCCGAGGTGTCCAAGCTGTGGAGCCTGCGCGCCCACCGGAGGGCGGTCCTGGCCGCGCCGGTGGTGGGCGCGGCCGTGGCCGTGCTGCTGTGCGCGACCGTGCCGGCCACCACCGGCAGGGCGCTGGCCGAGCACTCCCCTGCCGACCTGGTGGCCACCAGTCTGCTGGGGGTCGACGCCGCGGCCGTGGTGCTGCTGGTGGTGGGCGCGGCCACGGTCGGCGTCGAGTACTCCACCGGGATGATCCGCGCGACGTTGACCGCGCTGCCGCGCCGGGGCCGCTTCCTGGCGGCCCGGGCCGCGGCGGTCGGCGCGGCGGCGCTGGGCGCGGGCCTGCTCTCCGCGGCGGCGGCGTTCGCCGCCGGGCAACTGGTGCTGGCGGCGGCCGGCCTGCCCGCGGTGTCGCCGCTGGAGCCCTGGGTGCTGCGGGCGCTGGGCGGCACGGCGCTGACGGTCCCGTTCCTCGCGCTGGCCGCGGTGTTCCTGGCGGTGGTCCTGCGCGGCACCACCGGAGGGGTGGTGGGCGCGCTGGTCCTGTTGGCCCTGCCGGCCCCGGTGCGCTGGGGTCCGGACGCCTGGCAGGGCGTCGTCCTGGGGGTGCTGCCGAGCGAGGCGCTGCACTCCCTGGCCGGGCTGACCGCCGCGGACGCGCCGTTCCGTCTGCCCGCGGCGGCGGCCGCGGCGGTGCTGCTCGGCTGGCTCGTGCCGCTGTACGGCGCGGCCCGGGCCGCGCTGTCCCGCCGGGACGCCTGA
- a CDS encoding glycosyltransferase family 4 protein, which yields MPGRTLLVTNDFPPRRGGIETFCHELAVRLARHGGVVVYTSASPGDREFDAGLDFPVVRDRTATLLPTRRVADRAAALLREHACDRVLFGAAAPLGLAARRLRAAGARRIVAVTHGHEVWWARLPGSRALLRRIGRDVDVLTHLGAFTRSELERALAPADRGKLVRLAPGVDPDVFHPDVDGSAVRERYGLGEAPVVLCAARLVPRKGVDTLVRALPRVRERVAGARLLVVGEGPDERRLRALAGRVGAAGQVVFAGGHPHSELPAFFAAADVFAMPSRTRRFGLEAEGLGIVYLEAAASGRPVLVGDSGGAPDAVQHGRTGFVVDGRDPGAVAARLVELLADPRRARQLGARGREWVLAEWTWKRSAERLFTLLD from the coding sequence ATGCCTGGGCGGACACTGCTGGTGACCAACGACTTCCCGCCGCGCCGCGGCGGGATCGAGACGTTCTGCCACGAGTTGGCCGTCCGGCTGGCCCGCCACGGCGGTGTGGTCGTCTACACCTCCGCCTCGCCGGGGGACCGGGAGTTCGACGCGGGCCTGGACTTCCCGGTGGTGCGGGACCGCACCGCCACGCTGCTGCCCACGCGGCGGGTGGCCGACCGGGCCGCCGCGCTGCTGCGGGAGCACGCCTGCGACCGGGTGCTGTTCGGGGCCGCCGCTCCGCTGGGGTTGGCGGCGCGGCGGCTGCGTGCGGCGGGGGCGCGCCGGATCGTGGCCGTCACGCACGGGCACGAGGTGTGGTGGGCACGGCTGCCCGGTTCCCGCGCGCTGCTGCGCCGGATCGGCCGCGACGTCGACGTGCTCACCCACCTGGGCGCTTTCACCCGTTCGGAGCTGGAGCGCGCCCTGGCCCCCGCCGACCGGGGCAAACTGGTCCGGCTCGCGCCGGGGGTGGACCCCGACGTGTTCCATCCCGACGTGGACGGCTCGGCGGTGCGGGAGCGCTACGGGCTGGGGGAGGCGCCGGTGGTGCTGTGCGCGGCGCGTCTGGTGCCGCGCAAGGGGGTGGACACGCTGGTCCGGGCGCTGCCCCGGGTGCGGGAGCGGGTGGCGGGGGCGCGGCTGCTGGTGGTGGGGGAGGGGCCGGACGAGCGGCGGCTGCGCGCTCTGGCCGGGCGGGTCGGGGCGGCCGGCCAGGTCGTGTTCGCGGGCGGGCACCCGCATTCGGAGCTGCCCGCCTTCTTCGCGGCCGCCGACGTGTTCGCGATGCCCTCGCGGACCCGCCGGTTCGGGCTGGAGGCCGAAGGGCTGGGCATCGTCTACCTGGAGGCGGCCGCCAGCGGACGTCCGGTGCTCGTCGGGGACTCGGGGGGAGCACCCGACGCGGTGCAACACGGCCGCACCGGTTTCGTGGTGGACGGCCGCGATCCCGGCGCGGTCGCCGCACGGCTGGTGGAGCTGCTCGCCGATCCGCGGCGGGCACGGCAGCTGGGGGCGCGGGGCCGGGAGTGGGTGCTGGCCGAGTGGACGTGGAAGCGGTCGGCGGAGCGGCTGTTCACGCTGCTGGACTGA
- the lnt gene encoding apolipoprotein N-acyltransferase, whose amino-acid sequence MTLLLRVLAAALSGLAQLAALEPYGLWPLAVLGPALLLAAVHGVRPRRAAWLGAVSGASLMVPLIHWQKVFGLDVWLVIAAAETVYFVPMAAGLALAARLPGWPLWTAALWVAQEFCRARFPLGGFPWGKLAFSQPDTPFAGYAALGSSALVTFMVALTGAALVAAARALWSARTGATARRLLLPLLAGLAAAVLVPLGGSLALRATALQEDHTATVALVQGNVPNVGEMDILGERMQVLRNHVEGVHELARLVRAGEVAQPDLVVLPENASDIDAYADPQAAALISAAADDIGVPLLFGITRYSPDGSQREIRSVVWHPGSGPGDYYTKRYLVPFGEYVPFRDVFATVVTRLQQIGSDAVPGTEPGALDLNGTTVAAVICFDVAFDLPVRESVAAGGQVIVVPTNNANYNFTGQSAQQLAITQLRAVEHGRPAVVASTSGISAVVDEHGRVRYRSPEAEAAVHVAEVPAMRGLTPATRLGALPETALTLLGLGAVAAALVRARRGRDGTRPAEQEAHHGTEAAPAG is encoded by the coding sequence GTGACCCTGCTTCTCCGCGTGCTGGCCGCCGCACTGTCGGGACTGGCCCAACTCGCCGCCCTGGAACCGTACGGACTGTGGCCGCTGGCCGTCCTGGGCCCGGCCCTGCTGCTGGCCGCGGTCCACGGCGTGCGCCCCCGCAGGGCCGCCTGGCTCGGCGCGGTCTCCGGAGCCTCCCTGATGGTTCCGCTCATCCACTGGCAGAAGGTCTTCGGCCTCGACGTGTGGCTGGTCATCGCCGCGGCCGAAACCGTCTACTTCGTCCCCATGGCCGCGGGCCTCGCCCTGGCCGCCCGGCTGCCGGGCTGGCCGCTGTGGACCGCGGCGCTGTGGGTGGCCCAGGAGTTCTGCCGCGCCCGCTTCCCCCTCGGCGGCTTCCCGTGGGGCAAACTGGCCTTCAGCCAACCCGACACGCCCTTCGCCGGCTACGCCGCGCTCGGCTCCTCCGCGCTGGTCACCTTCATGGTCGCGCTGACCGGAGCAGCCCTGGTGGCCGCGGCCCGCGCGCTGTGGTCGGCGCGGACCGGCGCGACAGCACGCCGCCTGCTGCTCCCGCTCCTGGCCGGCCTGGCCGCGGCCGTGCTCGTCCCGCTCGGCGGCTCCCTGGCACTGCGCGCGACCGCACTGCAGGAGGACCACACCGCCACCGTCGCCCTCGTCCAGGGCAACGTGCCCAACGTGGGCGAGATGGACATCCTGGGCGAACGCATGCAGGTGCTGCGCAACCACGTCGAGGGCGTCCACGAACTGGCGCGCCTGGTGCGCGCGGGCGAGGTCGCCCAACCCGACCTGGTGGTGCTGCCGGAGAACGCCAGCGACATCGACGCCTACGCCGACCCGCAGGCGGCCGCCCTCATCTCCGCCGCGGCCGACGACATCGGGGTGCCGCTGCTGTTCGGCATCACCCGCTACAGCCCCGACGGCAGCCAACGGGAGATCCGCAGCGTGGTGTGGCATCCCGGGAGCGGGCCGGGCGACTACTACACCAAGCGCTACCTGGTGCCCTTCGGCGAGTACGTGCCCTTCCGGGACGTGTTCGCCACCGTCGTCACCCGCCTGCAGCAGATCGGCAGCGACGCCGTGCCCGGCACCGAACCCGGGGCACTGGACCTCAACGGCACCACCGTGGCCGCCGTCATCTGCTTCGACGTCGCCTTCGACCTGCCGGTACGCGAGTCGGTGGCCGCGGGCGGACAGGTCATCGTGGTGCCCACCAACAACGCCAACTACAACTTCACCGGCCAGTCCGCCCAGCAGCTGGCCATCACCCAGCTGCGCGCCGTGGAGCACGGCAGGCCCGCCGTGGTGGCCTCCACCAGCGGCATCAGCGCCGTGGTCGACGAACACGGACGGGTCCGCTACCGCTCCCCGGAGGCGGAGGCGGCCGTGCACGTCGCCGAGGTCCCCGCGATGCGCGGCCTGACCCCGGCCACCCGGCTCGGCGCGCTGCCCGAGACCGCGCTGACCCTGCTGGGCCTGGGCGCGGTCGCCGCCGCGCTGGTGCGCGCCCGCCGCGGCCGGGACGGCACACGGCCGGCGGAGCAGGAGGCGCACCACGGCACCGAGGCGGCCCCCGCCGGCTGA
- a CDS encoding ABC transporter ATP-binding protein, whose amino-acid sequence MAEIVLSGVDKIYSGGVKAVDNLNLEIKDGEFMVLVGPSGCGKSTALRMIAGLEEISAGTLSIGGKIVNDLPPKSRDIAMVFQNYALYPHMTVEQNLAFGLKLRKTPKAEIERRVKEAAAMLGLEPYLKRKPAALSGGQRQRVAMGRAIVREPQAFLMDEPLSNLDAKLRVQMRASLHQLHERLGVTTIYVTHDQVEAMTLGDRVAVLKDGKLQQVDTPKNLFDHPVNLFVAGFIGSPAMNFVNARIEAENGGAVLRFADHVLHVSTESVREHPGLEEYFGREIILGVRPSDFDDAAFASHKGSTMDVVADVTEELGTEINVIFGVDAPPVQHEATAALAADAAGGEEDGEDTALALSGGNKTFFTARVNPRSSVRPGQPVSLTVDTRRLHYFDPSSGLAIGHPANVKAAV is encoded by the coding sequence ATGGCCGAGATCGTCCTCAGCGGCGTCGACAAGATCTACAGTGGCGGCGTCAAAGCCGTGGACAACCTCAACCTGGAGATCAAGGACGGCGAGTTCATGGTGCTCGTCGGCCCGTCCGGCTGCGGCAAGTCGACCGCGCTGCGGATGATCGCGGGTCTGGAGGAGATCAGCGCGGGCACCCTCAGCATCGGCGGCAAGATCGTCAACGACCTGCCCCCCAAGAGCCGCGACATCGCCATGGTCTTCCAGAACTACGCCCTCTACCCGCACATGACGGTGGAGCAGAACCTGGCGTTCGGCCTGAAGCTGCGCAAGACCCCCAAGGCCGAGATCGAACGCCGGGTCAAGGAGGCCGCGGCCATGCTCGGCCTGGAGCCCTACCTCAAGCGCAAGCCCGCCGCCCTCTCCGGCGGTCAGCGCCAGCGTGTGGCGATGGGACGCGCGATCGTCCGCGAACCGCAGGCCTTCCTCATGGACGAGCCGCTGTCCAACCTGGACGCCAAGCTGCGCGTGCAGATGCGCGCCTCCCTGCACCAGCTGCACGAGCGGCTGGGCGTGACCACCATCTACGTCACCCACGACCAGGTCGAGGCGATGACCCTGGGCGACCGCGTGGCGGTCCTCAAGGACGGCAAGCTGCAGCAGGTCGACACCCCCAAGAACCTCTTCGACCACCCGGTCAACCTGTTCGTCGCCGGCTTCATCGGCTCGCCCGCCATGAACTTCGTCAACGCCCGCATCGAGGCCGAGAACGGCGGCGCGGTGCTGCGCTTCGCCGACCACGTCCTGCACGTCAGCACCGAGAGCGTGCGCGAGCACCCCGGCCTGGAGGAGTACTTCGGCCGCGAGATCATCCTGGGCGTCCGCCCCTCCGACTTCGACGACGCCGCGTTCGCCTCGCACAAGGGCAGCACGATGGACGTCGTCGCCGACGTCACCGAGGAGCTGGGCACCGAGATCAACGTGATCTTCGGCGTGGACGCCCCGCCGGTGCAGCACGAGGCCACCGCCGCACTCGCCGCCGACGCAGCCGGAGGCGAGGAGGACGGCGAGGACACGGCGCTGGCCCTGTCGGGTGGGAACAAGACCTTCTTCACCGCCCGGGTGAACCCGCGCAGCTCGGTCCGTCCCGGCCAGCCGGTCTCGCTGACCGTCGACACCCGCCGCCTGCACTACTTCGACCCCTCCAGCGGCCTGGCCATCGGCCACCCCGCCAACGTCAAGGCCGCCGTCTAG